CCATGAGGGCCATAAAGAAAATTTAGTAAAATGTTGCGAGATAAGTCGTCAAAGTTGGTACACATAAGCCATTTCACGTTGATATCCAGCCAAGCTCGCAAAGCTTTGAGGAGTCAAGATGTGTAGGGATCTGTTTAACTTGGgtcttcccatcctctaGCATCGTGCGTCAGAACAGTCGGCGTCAAGTTATGCGTAAGGTCAGTAGAAAAGGCTCAACCGCGACTTACCCTGTGCGAAGAGTATAAGTGGCTTCTCCCTCAGGCATATCAGGTGAATCTTGCAGTTTGGCAATACGTTCGTCTCCTCGACCTTTACGGAGTGCTATACGAGTTGCAGAGCTATCCAAGGAGTCagtggagatgaaagaaggggatcGAAAAAGGAACGAAACAGTTGGACGTACGCGTGGGCGAGGATGTGGCCTCCTACGGGCTTGGCACTAGATGCAGCGGCGAACATTGCTGCAGCCTGAAGAGTCGTCCGATTAATATAAGTTATTGATTATATAAGGGCAAAGAAACATACACCTGGATCAGCCTGTACTTGATTGGTCAAAACGACCGCAATGTTGAACTCTTCCGCGAGCTTTTGAAGACGTGCGAGGAATTGGTTTAGTTTCTATAGCATGCCTTAGTATGGGCCCTGTATAAATGGAGCGAACATACCTGCTGTCTTTCGGAAAGTTCACCCCGTCCCGAATAGTCTTGACCTACGCACGCCGTCAACACTGGACGGAACTTCATGAGGTACGATTGTTACTTACGGAAAAGGTTCATGATACTATCCACAATCAGTAACTTGTACGCCCTTTCTTCTACGAAGCGAATGGCGAGGTCTACCAGTAAATCACACTGATGTTCAGAGCTCCAAGCTCGGGCGCAAAGAACGTTATCAAGGGCCATGTTGGAATCGACGCCGAAACGGTCTGCTACGGCGCGGACTCGATCAGGTCGGAAGGTCCCTCTGTTCCAGCGTCAGCAAACTAGTTGATCTTCGTTCCGTCTTAGAAAGGCCCACTCGGTATCTATATAAGCAACTTTACCGCTACCACCACCTTGATCTTCGGGTAGCTGAGTAGAAACGCACAGCGTGTGACAAAGTTGGGTCTGTATAGTGGGAAGGTCAATTGATCGTTCAACCAGGATCCATGGACGTACCTTTCCAGTC
This genomic window from Cryptococcus deuterogattii R265 chromosome 12, complete sequence contains:
- a CDS encoding meiotic recombinase Dmc1, which gives rise to MSDNEEEFGGSFESVDELQQHGINALDIAKLKAAGIVTILGVAQTPRKNLLKIKGLSEAKVEKLKETCTKILPPAFLTGTEIADRRANVVYITTGSKSVDAMLGGGIATQSITEVFGEYRTGKTQLCHTLCVSTQLPEDQGGGSGKVAYIDTEGTFRPDRVRAVADRFGVDSNMALDNVLCARAWSSEHQCDLLVDLAIRFVEERAYKLLIVDSIMNLFRQDYSGRGELSERQQKLNQFLARLQKLAEEFNIAVVLTNQVQADPGAAAMFAAASSAKPVGGHILAHASATRIALRKGRGDERIAKLQDSPDMPEGEATYTLRTG